A window of the Archocentrus centrarchus isolate MPI-CPG fArcCen1 chromosome 9, fArcCen1, whole genome shotgun sequence genome harbors these coding sequences:
- the LOC115785528 gene encoding purpurin-like has product MDFQSFALVMMFLACVEHSLASCVVDSFTVKQDFDPKRYAGKWYALQKKDPEGLFLQDNISAEYTVGDDGAMVAATRGRVTLFGFWVVCADMAAQYSVPDPGNPGKMFMDYQGLASYLSSGGDNYWVIDTDYDNYAITYACRTQTEDGTCEDGYALVFSRNPRGLPPAIQRVVRQKQEEICMAGQFQPVLQSGAC; this is encoded by the exons ATGGATTTCCAAAGCTTTGCTCTggtgatgatgttcctggcctGCGTGGAGCACAGCCTGGCCTCCTGCGTGGTGGACAGCTTCACTGTCAAACAGGACTTTGACCCCAAAAGA TATGCAGGAAAGTGGTATGCTCTGCAGAAGAAAGACCCTGAGGGTTTGTTCCTGCAGGACAACATCTCTGCCGAGTACACTGTTGGTGATGATGGCGCCATGGTGGCCGCCACCAGAGGCAGAGTCACTCTTTTTGG GTTCTGGGTTGTCTGTGCTGACATGGCTGCTCAGTACTCAGTCCCAGACCCTGGTAACCCTGGCAAGATGTTTATGGACTACCAGGGCCTGGCCAGCTACCTGTCCAGTGGCG GTGACAACTACTGGGTCATTGATACAGACTATGACAACTATGCCATCACCTATGCCTGCCGCACCCAGACTGAAGATGGAACCTGCGAGGATGGCTACGCCCTGGTCTTCTCCCGTAATCCCCGCGGCCTCCCACCTGCCATCCAGAGAGTGGTCCGCCAAAAGCAGGAGGAAATTTGCATGGCTGGACAGTTCCAGCCTGTGCTGCAGTCCG GAGCTTGCTAA
- the LOC115785560 gene encoding potassium voltage-gated channel subfamily V member 2-like has product MGSTRKAVNILNRRQSLFPNYKVTDSDINRRPSEIVYPLAKESCVKTWNSLQELNRDIYDIYAEYEDEEDDSVPYSFSKHISPPKKNYVININVGGKPYKIAYKMAAKYPKTRIGRLATYTDHNMKLDLCDDYIVTSNEYFFDRDPDVFHCIFNFYRTGVLWIKDELCPRNFLEEINYWGVRIKNTHRCCRIAFEERQDELNDQLKIQRELEAEVEIEENEELFHDMFMGQTRRAIWNLMEKPFSSVQAKLMAVASSLFVLISLVAMTLNTVGEMQYRTAAGQLSGKTYWEYVESMCITFFTMEYLLRLISTPDIRSFSRSVLNTVDLIAILPQYVQCILEIFDSEDNYMKHEADMQAVGQVGKLGQVLRIMRLMRIFRILKLARHSTGLRAFGFTLRQCYQQVGCLFLFIAMGIFSFSAMVYTVEHDMPHTNFTSIPHAWWWAAVSISTVGYGDVYPETVLGRIFAFICIAFGIILNGLPISILFNKFSDYYSKLKSNQYTASLKKRGKVRFAKRTVKSLEHCFGNHHCHAH; this is encoded by the exons ATGGGGAGCACCAGGAAGGCGGTCAACATACTTAACAGGAGACAGAGTCTCTTCCCCAACTACAAAGTCACAGATTCAGATATTAATCGAAGACCCTCTGAGATTGTTTACCCACTAGCCAAGGAAAGCTGCGTGAAGACATGGAACTCTCTGCAGGAGCTGAACAGGGACATCTATGACATTTATGCCGAGTATGAAGACGAAGAGGATGACAGCGTTCCATACAGCTTCTCCAAGCACATTTCCCCACCCAAGAAGAACTATGTGATCAACATCAATGTAGGAGGGAAGCCCTACAAAATAGCCTACAAGATGGCAGCGAAGTACCCCAAGACCAGGATAGGAAGACTGGCCACCTACACAGACCATAACATGAAGCTGGACCTGTGTGATGACTACATAGTGACCAGCAATGAGTACTTCTTTGACAGAGACCCAGATGTCTTCCACTGCATCTTCAACTTCTACAGGACGGGAGTGCTCTGGATCAAGGATGAGCTGTGTCCCCGCAACTTTCTGGAGGAGATCAACTACTGGGGCGTGAGGATCAAGAACACCCACCGCTGCTGCCGGATCGCCTTTGAGGAGAGGCAGGACGAGCTCAACGACCAGCTGAAAATCCAGAGGGAGCTGGAAGCCGAGGTAGAGATCGAGGAGAATGAGGAGCTGTTCCATGACATGTTCATGGGCCAGACCCGGCGAGCCATCTGGAACTTGATGGAGAAGCCTTTTTCGTCTGTGCAGGCCAAGCTAATGGCTGTGGCCTCCAGTCTGTTTGTCCTGATCTCCCTGGTGGCCATGACCCTCAACACAGTGGGGGAGATGCAGTATAGAACTGCTGCAGGTCAGCTCAGTGGCAAGACATACTGGGAATACGTGGAGTCCATGTGCATCACTTTCTTCACCATGGAGTACCTGCTGCGGCTCATATCCACACCTGACATCCGTTCCTTTAGCAGGAGTGTGCTCAACACCGTGGACCTGATTGCCATCCTGCCTCAGTATGTGCAGTGCATCCTGGAGATCTTTGACAGTGAGGATAATTACATGAAGCACGAGGCTGACATGCAGGCAGTGGGGCAGGTGGGAAAACTGGGCCAAGTGCTGAGGATCATGAGACTGATGCGAATCTTTCGTATCTTGAAGCTGGCGCGTCACTCCACAGGTCTGCGTGCATTTGGCTTCACTCTACGCCAGTGCTACCAGCAAGTGGGCTGCCTTTTCCTCTTCATCGCCATGGGCATCTTCAGCTTCTCTGCCATGGTTTATACTGTGGAGCATGACATGCCACACACAAACTTCACAAGCATTCCTCATGCATGGTGGTGGGCAGCT GTCAGCATCTCCACTGTGGGCTATGGTGACGTCTACCCAGAGACGGTACTAGGCCGTATTTTTGCGTTCATCTGCATTGCTTTTGGAATCATCCTCAACGGCCTGCCCATATCCATCCTCTTCAACAAGTTCTCTGACTATTACTCCAAACTGAAGTCCAATCAGTACACCGCCTCCCTGAAAAAACGAGGGAAGGTGAGGTTTGCCAAGAGGACGGTGAAAAGCCTGGAACACTGCTTTGGAAACCACCACTGTCACgcacactga
- the atp5meb gene encoding ATP synthase membrane subunit eb has translation MIPPVAVSPLIKTARYSALIVGIIYGKRRYDRLKPIAAEERRIEEEEKKIREEQERIAKQLAEANEDTILK, from the exons ATGATTCCTCCAGTTGCAGTGTCGCCTTTGATTAAG ACAGCCAGGTATTCAGCTTTGATTGTCGGGATCATATATGGCAAAAGGAGATATG ATCGCCTGAAGCCAATTGCAGCAGAAGAAAGGAGgattgaggaggaggagaaaaagatcCGTGAAGAGCAGGAGCGCATTGCCAAGCAGCTTGCAGAAG CAAATGAAGACACCATTCTGAAATAA